In Stenotrophomonas sp. ESTM1D_MKCIP4_1, a single genomic region encodes these proteins:
- a CDS encoding DUF308 domain-containing protein, with protein sequence MLSPESPRSPLLSAIGRSWPILLLYGVAALGFGITAIGWPMAAATALAWVLGLLAIAEGVISLLALISGGSGAPRGWLLLYAVASLGFGAVAVINPLATASVLVLLLAAWLLVAGIYRIVFALRVRRHIRGEWVLILSGVLAIVLGLLFAANPLAGVAVTTLWMGIGSLVYGVLQIVVALKLRKLV encoded by the coding sequence TGTCCGCCATTGGCCGCAGCTGGCCGATCCTGTTGCTGTACGGCGTTGCCGCGCTGGGCTTCGGCATCACCGCAATCGGCTGGCCGATGGCCGCAGCCACTGCGCTGGCCTGGGTGCTGGGCCTGCTGGCCATTGCCGAGGGGGTCATCAGCCTGCTGGCGCTCATCAGCGGTGGCAGTGGTGCGCCCCGTGGCTGGTTGCTGCTGTACGCGGTGGCCTCGCTGGGCTTTGGCGCGGTGGCGGTGATCAACCCGCTGGCCACCGCCAGTGTGCTGGTGCTGTTGCTGGCGGCTTGGCTGCTGGTGGCGGGTATCTATCGCATCGTGTTCGCTCTGCGCGTGCGCCGGCATATCCGCGGCGAATGGGTGCTGATACTCAGCGGTGTGCTGGCCATCGTGCTGGGCCTGCTGTTTGCGGCCAACCCGCTGGCGGGCGTGGCAGTGACCACGCTGTGGATGGGTATCGGCAGCCTGGTGTACGGGGTGCTGCAGATCGTAGTGGCGCTCAAGTTGAGGAAGCTGGTGTGA